The Planktothrix tepida PCC 9214 genome window below encodes:
- a CDS encoding cyclic nucleotide-binding domain-containing protein, with translation MNSIIELTSIFPLPQPIDYDPTVASDEGKRAEDMGWLGSQPIWESLPESAMQAISQLFYRFQVEAGSLIYREGQTPIGLYLLKLGKVEIFQQSPIGKLSIRDRHPGDLFGYTLVASSDEGTYHSSAIALTASEILFLPQNQFLELVIDYPAIQQAIYSLLMRDLDDLASRIAWEEERIRGLQPYIQDIPTGEMILGHSKATQKLAQKIDQAASTLTPVVFQAQPGSGKTFLAGLIHLRSQLADRPFAELDCAELPHTADGRLNTDVLFGRTGNQPGILELLEQGTLLLDNVQVLSEGDRTRLIHYLKTGLIIPNHGILNHHQLSHEPPQPVQSWVRLIFASANKLIFPDIEIISIKLLTLPQRKADIPEFAEYFLNQFCREQNRPLLQLDRADLRRLMSYEYPGNLAELAEILHRAVMMTPIGQSVIPEQALWSVESRKNAFRIDLLTHVPGLRKLLLSHWYPEGIWILMMAIFIPVTILGFIGSQSRDNSITLNLFWAWWWPGYLFLFAFVGRVWCAICPFMIVGEWMRQLSLWLFPRQQLTWNTSWLNRWGAWILFAGFVIIYLWEKLWDLPHHAYLSAWLLLTITAGAVICSLIYERRLWCRYLCPIGGMNGMFAKLSITELRSTQQVCGSQCNTFGCYKGSTETPLNFIDALPNEGQASKGCPLYSHPAQLQDNRDCMLCMDCLKACPNRSGQLNLRFPASDLLDDHQGFWAEVALLLLLFGGVFMHHSQTILGWWGWENLPVDADHFLSSLPITLALLSIPAILTLGTHAIARFFDPEQPSYLTIIYAYLPFVLAANLAHYVPSFITEAGQILPVLARSLGYSGAGLPTLTWSLDVAQFLQGVTLLSALVFSPYPLLRITKQSDEATGIQRLISNLPHLLFMAGLTVLLFKLMI, from the coding sequence ATGAACTCTATAATCGAGTTAACAAGCATCTTCCCCTTGCCACAACCCATCGATTACGATCCAACAGTTGCTTCCGATGAAGGGAAAAGAGCAGAAGATATGGGTTGGCTAGGGAGTCAACCTATCTGGGAAAGCCTGCCAGAAAGCGCGATGCAAGCAATTTCCCAATTGTTTTATCGCTTCCAAGTCGAAGCAGGAAGTCTGATTTATCGAGAAGGACAAACTCCCATCGGGCTATATCTGCTCAAGCTGGGAAAGGTGGAAATCTTTCAACAATCGCCCATTGGTAAATTGTCGATCCGCGATCGCCACCCTGGAGATTTATTTGGCTATACACTGGTGGCGAGTTCCGATGAAGGAACGTACCATAGTAGTGCGATCGCCCTGACAGCCAGTGAAATCCTGTTTTTACCCCAAAACCAGTTTTTGGAATTGGTGATAGACTATCCTGCTATTCAACAAGCGATCTATTCCCTGTTGATGCGAGACTTAGATGATCTTGCCAGCCGCATTGCTTGGGAAGAAGAACGCATTCGAGGCTTGCAACCCTACATCCAAGATATTCCCACCGGGGAAATGATTCTGGGTCATAGCAAAGCTACCCAAAAACTCGCTCAAAAAATCGATCAAGCCGCATCTACGTTAACGCCTGTGGTGTTTCAAGCCCAACCGGGTAGCGGAAAAACCTTTTTAGCGGGATTGATCCACCTGCGTTCTCAATTAGCTGACCGACCCTTTGCTGAATTAGATTGTGCCGAACTTCCCCATACCGCAGATGGTAGACTCAATACCGATGTCTTATTTGGCAGAACGGGAAATCAACCGGGTATTCTGGAATTATTAGAACAGGGAACCTTATTACTCGATAACGTTCAGGTTTTAAGTGAAGGCGATCGCACTCGATTAATTCACTATTTGAAAACAGGATTAATTATCCCCAATCATGGCATATTAAACCACCATCAATTATCTCACGAACCACCTCAACCCGTTCAATCTTGGGTGCGTTTAATTTTTGCCTCTGCCAACAAACTCATTTTTCCCGATATTGAAATTATTTCAATTAAACTATTAACTTTACCCCAACGGAAAGCCGATATTCCCGAATTTGCCGAATACTTTCTGAATCAATTTTGTCGGGAACAAAATCGCCCTCTTCTGCAATTGGATCGGGCAGATTTGCGCCGTTTGATGAGTTACGAATATCCCGGCAATTTAGCAGAATTAGCCGAAATATTGCACCGTGCCGTGATGATGACCCCCATCGGACAATCGGTGATTCCAGAACAAGCTTTGTGGTCAGTAGAATCTAGGAAAAATGCCTTTCGGATTGATTTGCTCACCCATGTTCCAGGGTTGCGGAAATTGTTGTTGAGTCATTGGTATCCCGAAGGGATCTGGATCTTGATGATGGCAATTTTCATCCCCGTTACAATTTTAGGTTTTATCGGTTCCCAATCACGAGATAACAGCATTACCCTCAACTTATTTTGGGCTTGGTGGTGGCCTGGTTATCTATTTTTATTCGCCTTTGTGGGGCGAGTTTGGTGTGCTATCTGCCCGTTTATGATTGTGGGTGAATGGATGCGCCAACTTTCCCTGTGGTTATTTCCCCGTCAGCAACTCACCTGGAATACCTCATGGCTCAATCGTTGGGGTGCGTGGATATTATTTGCCGGGTTTGTAATCATTTACCTGTGGGAAAAACTGTGGGATTTGCCCCATCATGCCTATCTTTCTGCTTGGTTATTATTAACAATTACGGCTGGGGCTGTGATTTGTAGTTTAATTTATGAACGTCGGTTATGGTGTCGCTATCTCTGTCCTATTGGTGGCATGAATGGGATGTTTGCCAAACTGTCGATAACGGAATTGCGCTCAACTCAGCAAGTTTGTGGGAGTCAGTGTAATACCTTTGGCTGTTATAAAGGCAGTACGGAAACTCCACTTAACTTTATTGATGCCTTACCCAACGAAGGACAAGCGAGTAAAGGTTGTCCGCTTTACTCCCATCCCGCCCAATTGCAAGATAACCGTGATTGTATGCTTTGTATGGATTGTTTGAAAGCTTGTCCCAATCGCTCAGGACAGTTAAATTTACGCTTTCCTGCATCGGATTTATTAGATGATCATCAAGGTTTTTGGGCAGAAGTAGCCCTGTTATTACTATTATTTGGGGGTGTGTTTATGCACCATTCCCAGACTATTTTAGGTTGGTGGGGATGGGAAAATTTACCTGTCGATGCCGATCATTTTCTAAGCAGTTTACCCATCACTTTAGCATTACTCAGTATACCTGCTATTTTAACATTAGGAACTCATGCGATCGCTCGCTTTTTTGATCCTGAACAACCCAGTTATTTAACGATTATTTACGCCTATCTCCCGTTTGTTTTGGCTGCCAATTTAGCCCACTACGTTCCTTCTTTTATTACCGAAGCCGGACAAATTCTCCCCGTATTAGCTCGTTCTTTAGGATATAGTGGGGCAGGATTACCCACTCTAACTTGGAGTTTAGATGTGGCTCAATTTCTGCAAGGGGTAACACTACTTTCCGCATTAGTTTTTAGCCCTTATCCTCTGCTACGAATTACCAAACAAAGCGACGAAGCAACCGGGATACAAAGACTAATCAGTAACCTGCCTCATTTATTATTCATGGCTGGATTAACTGTTTTATTATTCAAGTTAATGATTTAA
- a CDS encoding ferritin-like domain-containing protein, whose amino-acid sequence MNNYKPIKNNLGTAFQGLIAGIIITSNSIIFPGFFPLKALSKTALDSKTQQAMIDSINDEYRARALYNAVIQKLGSVRPFSNIVQSENNHVNLWVNLFAHYGMPVPNDTFSGHISVPDTLKEACQMGVETEIDNVKMYDNFLSFVTQPDLKAAFTQLRQISQERHLPAFERCQTQPNRGQGHFF is encoded by the coding sequence ATGAACAACTACAAACCGATCAAAAACAATCTTGGCACAGCTTTTCAGGGGTTAATAGCAGGAATCATTATCACTAGCAATAGCATAATTTTTCCCGGCTTTTTCCCTTTAAAAGCACTTTCTAAAACTGCTTTAGATTCTAAAACCCAACAAGCTATGATTGACTCGATTAATGATGAATATCGCGCCAGAGCTTTGTATAATGCGGTTATCCAAAAATTGGGTTCAGTTCGTCCATTTAGCAATATTGTTCAATCGGAAAATAATCATGTCAATCTTTGGGTCAACTTATTTGCTCACTATGGAATGCCTGTTCCCAATGATACATTTTCTGGTCATATTTCCGTACCTGATACCTTAAAAGAAGCTTGTCAAATGGGAGTAGAAACCGAAATTGATAACGTAAAAATGTATGATAATTTTTTAAGTTTTGTTACCCAGCCCGATTTAAAAGCCGCCTTTACTCAACTGCGTCAAATTTCTCAGGAAAGGCATTTACCCGCCTTTGAACGCTGTCAAACTCAACCGAATAGAGGTCAAGGACACTTTTTTTAA
- a CDS encoding CoB--CoM heterodisulfide reductase iron-sulfur subunit B family protein, translated as MKYSYYPGCSLHTTAREFDISTKVVMEELGIELKELQDWSCCGGSVAAGVSHDVGMAMAARNVVLAQKENLDLLTSCSGCYNKSARAAKALEDAAEKDRISVILSKMGLSISDYNIRVRNVVDVLANDIDITPHIKKPLTGLKVVCYYGCLLTRPADITGWDSPIVPMSMDKLSAICGAEVIDFSLKTKCCGGPILVSQQDIAFDLTKQLLDEAKFQGADCIVLACPLCDTNLELRQGEIEKKYNISYNLPILYITEIIGLALGIKPGKLGMNKHIVSPQPVLAKLGL; from the coding sequence AGAGAGTTTGATATCTCCACAAAAGTTGTTATGGAGGAATTAGGAATTGAACTCAAAGAACTGCAAGATTGGTCTTGTTGTGGGGGTTCTGTTGCTGCTGGAGTTTCTCACGATGTTGGGATGGCAATGGCTGCGAGAAATGTGGTATTAGCGCAAAAAGAAAATCTGGATTTATTAACATCTTGTTCAGGATGCTATAATAAATCTGCACGGGCAGCCAAAGCCTTAGAAGATGCCGCCGAAAAAGATAGAATTTCAGTGATTTTATCGAAAATGGGATTATCAATTTCGGACTACAATATCCGTGTTAGAAATGTGGTGGATGTGTTAGCCAATGATATTGATATTACGCCCCATATTAAAAAGCCGTTAACCGGGTTAAAAGTGGTTTGTTATTATGGCTGTTTGTTAACTCGACCTGCGGATATTACGGGCTGGGATTCTCCGATTGTTCCGATGTCAATGGATAAACTTTCAGCAATTTGTGGGGCAGAAGTCATTGATTTTTCCTTAAAGACAAAATGTTGTGGTGGCCCGATTTTAGTTTCTCAACAGGATATCGCCTTTGACCTAACTAAACAACTCTTAGATGAGGCAAAATTTCAGGGCGCGGATTGTATTGTTTTAGCTTGTCCCTTGTGCGATACGAACTTAGAACTACGTCAAGGAGAAATTGAGAAAAAATACAATATTTCTTACAATTTACCAATTTTATATATCACCGAAATTATCGGATTAGCATTAGGAATAAAACCCGGAAAATTGGGCATGAATAAGCATATTGTTTCCCCTCAACCTGTTTTAGCTAAATTGGGATTGTGA